The following coding sequences lie in one Cyanobacterium stanieri LEGE 03274 genomic window:
- a CDS encoding HpaII family restriction endonuclease: MAQFKFIDLFAGIGGFHLAFHALGGKCVFASEIDIHARKTYQHNFYSLNPELFEHGMFNDDIRTISPDEIPDFDILCAGFPCQPFSQAGYKRGFNDNHKSERGNLFFNIVDILEIKKPKAFFLENVRGLISHDKGKTFKIIRQILEEELNYSFYYQIVKASDYGLPQLRPRTFIIGFRDEGFLKGFNFPPTKPLKFNMSDVWGGKCSREIGFTLRVGGRGSNINDRRNWDSYLVDGQIKQLMPEQGKKMQGFPDSFEFPVSKKEAMKQLGNSVAVDAIRECGKSLLDHLKVIALQNLYMKKTKNKGEWTEIYSFFKIINDKQINLSDKDLNDTQNYFSVSKVSTLNLDQDIILTDTDSVFIENKITKEKRQVNIKELINKDILQNLSHQIQQNKGTFEIDDMIAIQNKLGISIIKGGTSNQKADIVLDIRKKNFYKINEGFGIKSYLGNKPTLLNASGNTNFIFKVNNLSTESLDSINDINSLKSRISKIIELGGNFCFHRVEKETMAYNLKIIDSMMPEIIAQMLLEFFVGRNNMLSKNLASIYHKKLCENISDDLPVLAIKVKRFLVGILLGFFAGTKWDGKYLSNGTIIVKEDGEQVAFHIIDLHSLEDYLFQNIVFDTPSTTRHRYGKLFLENDGNLYFKLNLQLRFR, from the coding sequence TTGGCACAATTCAAATTTATTGATTTATTTGCAGGGATAGGAGGATTTCATCTAGCCTTCCACGCCTTGGGGGGAAAATGTGTTTTTGCATCCGAAATTGACATTCATGCCCGAAAAACCTATCAACATAACTTCTATTCCCTGAATCCAGAATTATTTGAGCACGGAATGTTTAATGATGATATTAGAACAATATCTCCAGATGAAATTCCTGATTTTGACATATTGTGTGCAGGATTTCCTTGCCAACCATTTAGCCAAGCAGGATATAAAAGAGGATTTAATGATAATCATAAATCAGAACGAGGAAATCTTTTTTTTAATATAGTTGATATTTTAGAAATTAAAAAACCAAAAGCATTTTTTTTAGAAAATGTTAGAGGTTTAATAAGTCATGATAAAGGTAAAACATTTAAAATTATTAGACAAATTTTAGAAGAAGAATTAAACTATAGTTTTTATTATCAAATAGTTAAAGCATCGGATTATGGATTACCACAATTAAGACCTAGAACTTTTATTATTGGTTTTAGAGATGAAGGATTTTTAAAAGGATTTAATTTCCCCCCAACTAAACCATTAAAATTCAATATGTCAGATGTTTGGGGCGGAAAATGTTCAAGGGAAATTGGTTTTACTTTAAGGGTAGGAGGACGAGGTTCTAATATTAATGATAGAAGAAATTGGGACTCTTATTTAGTTGATGGCCAAATAAAACAGTTGATGCCTGAGCAAGGGAAAAAAATGCAAGGATTTCCTGATAGTTTTGAATTTCCTGTATCAAAAAAAGAAGCTATGAAACAGCTAGGAAATAGTGTAGCGGTTGATGCTATTAGGGAATGCGGTAAAAGTTTATTAGATCACTTAAAGGTTATTGCATTACAAAATTTATATATGAAAAAAACAAAAAATAAGGGAGAATGGACTGAAATATATTCCTTTTTTAAAATTATTAATGATAAACAAATTAACTTATCAGATAAAGATTTAAATGATACGCAAAACTACTTTTCTGTCTCTAAAGTATCTACCCTAAATCTAGATCAAGATATAATATTGACTGATACTGATTCAGTTTTTATAGAGAATAAAATAACGAAGGAAAAGAGACAAGTTAATATAAAAGAACTTATTAATAAAGATATTTTACAAAATTTAAGTCATCAGATTCAACAGAATAAAGGTACATTTGAAATTGATGATATGATAGCAATACAAAATAAGTTAGGAATCTCTATTATTAAAGGAGGTACAAGCAATCAAAAAGCCGATATTGTTTTGGATATAAGGAAAAAAAACTTTTATAAAATTAATGAAGGATTTGGTATTAAGTCTTATTTAGGCAATAAACCAACGTTATTAAATGCTTCTGGAAATACTAATTTTATTTTTAAGGTTAACAATTTATCAACTGAATCTTTAGATAGCATTAATGATATTAATAGCCTCAAATCTCGTATTAGTAAAATAATTGAACTGGGTGGTAATTTTTGTTTTCATCGAGTGGAAAAAGAAACCATGGCTTACAATCTTAAAATAATTGATTCAATGATGCCTGAAATTATAGCTCAAATGTTATTAGAATTTTTTGTAGGAAGAAATAATATGTTATCTAAAAATTTAGCATCTATTTATCATAAAAAATTATGTGAAAATATAAGTGATGATTTACCAGTTTTAGCAATCAAAGTAAAAAGATTTTTAGTGGGAATTTTATTAGGCTTTTTTGCTGGGACAAAATGGGATGGTAAATATTTGTCGAATGGTACAATAATAGTGAAAGAAGATGGAGAACAAGTAGCTTTTCATATCATTGATCTTCATTCTTTAGAAGATTATTTATTTCAAAACATTGTTTTTGATACTCCTTCTACTACGAGACATCGCTATGGTAAATTGTTTTTAGAAAATGATGGTAATTTATATTTTAAATTAAATTTACAACTAAGATTTCGCTAG
- the msrB gene encoding peptide-methionine (R)-S-oxide reductase MsrB, whose protein sequence is MNRKTFFGLSIGAILKVSFAPTFLMALIKPEQKSAGNSNNQQKITLSDNQWQEKLTPAQYHILREEGTERPFSSELNDEKRKGTFVCAGCELPLFKSSMKYDSGTGWPSFYDTIALNIETKKDFKLIIPRTEYHCRRCGGHQGHVFNDGPAPTGKRYCNNGLALKFIPET, encoded by the coding sequence ATGAATCGTAAAACATTTTTTGGTTTAAGTATAGGTGCGATTTTAAAAGTAAGTTTTGCTCCCACTTTTTTAATGGCATTAATCAAACCCGAACAAAAATCAGCGGGTAATAGTAATAACCAACAAAAAATTACTCTTTCTGATAACCAATGGCAAGAAAAATTAACCCCTGCCCAATACCATATACTAAGGGAAGAAGGTACAGAAAGACCTTTTTCTAGTGAGTTAAATGATGAAAAACGCAAAGGCACTTTTGTTTGTGCTGGATGTGAATTACCCTTGTTTAAATCCAGTATGAAGTATGATAGCGGTACAGGTTGGCCTAGTTTTTATGATACGATCGCCCTTAACATAGAAACAAAAAAAGACTTTAAACTAATCATACCTCGTACCGAGTACCACTGCCGAAGATGTGGAGGCCATCAAGGTCATGTCTTCAATGATGGACCTGCACCCACAGGCAAACGTTACTGTAACAACGGTTTAGCCCTTAAATTTATACCTGAAACCTGA
- the msrA gene encoding peptide-methionine (S)-S-oxide reductase MsrA: MKKLLLIILLFWLTLAPVAQAENITKATFAGGCFWCMEEPFDQLDGVISTTSGYTGGRVANPTYKQVSAGNTGHAESVQIEYDSDKVSYDQLLDIFWHNVDPTVQNRQFCDVGNQYRTAVFYHNQQQKSLAETSKDKVAQELNSNIYTEINPATEFYPAEDYHQNYYQTNTLLYKFYRSRCGRDRRLAEVWGK; encoded by the coding sequence ATGAAAAAGCTATTATTAATTATTCTTCTATTCTGGCTCACCCTAGCCCCCGTAGCACAAGCCGAAAATATTACCAAAGCAACTTTTGCCGGAGGATGTTTTTGGTGTATGGAAGAACCCTTTGACCAATTAGACGGAGTTATTTCCACTACCTCAGGTTACACTGGAGGGAGAGTTGCTAACCCCACTTACAAACAAGTTAGTGCGGGAAATACTGGACACGCTGAGTCAGTACAGATAGAATATGACTCAGATAAAGTTAGTTATGACCAACTATTGGACATATTTTGGCACAATGTCGATCCTACCGTCCAGAATAGGCAATTTTGCGATGTAGGAAATCAATATCGTACTGCGGTATTTTATCATAACCAACAACAAAAGAGCCTTGCCGAGACTTCTAAGGATAAGGTTGCCCAAGAATTAAATAGCAATATCTACACCGAGATTAACCCAGCCACAGAGTTTTATCCCGCTGAAGACTATCATCAAAATTATTACCAGACTAATACTCTACTTTATAAATTTTATCGTAGTCGGTGTGGGCGCGATCGCCGCTTAGCCGAAGTTTGGGGCAAATAA
- a CDS encoding DUF1997 domain-containing protein, whose product MNICFEATEKVKLKVEQKSPPIQHYLRQPQRLVKAIADEKLMTPLPDDCYKLRMHPLNFLDIYHFQPIVVLKVWAGASGCVYLNSESCEIKGIEYINRRFSLYLKGKLTPEEVEGKVYLTGKVDLQVKVDLPPPLWLTPKPLLKSTGNGLLRGVLMRIKQRLMSQLVQDYYSFVAEDSGQTKKDGYDLKDVLPQM is encoded by the coding sequence ATGAATATTTGTTTTGAGGCAACGGAGAAAGTTAAATTAAAAGTAGAACAAAAATCCCCCCCCATTCAACATTATCTAAGACAACCACAACGACTTGTAAAAGCCATTGCCGATGAGAAGTTGATGACTCCTTTGCCCGATGATTGCTATAAATTAAGAATGCACCCTCTTAATTTTTTAGACATCTACCATTTTCAGCCCATCGTAGTCTTAAAAGTCTGGGCAGGGGCTTCTGGTTGTGTTTATCTTAATTCTGAATCCTGTGAAATAAAGGGTATAGAATATATTAACCGTCGTTTTTCTCTTTATCTCAAAGGAAAATTAACCCCTGAAGAAGTGGAAGGAAAAGTTTATCTCACAGGGAAGGTAGATTTACAAGTGAAAGTCGATTTACCTCCTCCATTGTGGCTAACTCCTAAACCATTACTTAAAAGTACGGGGAATGGTTTGTTAAGGGGAGTTTTAATGCGCATTAAACAACGATTGATGTCTCAGTTAGTACAAGACTATTATAGTTTTGTGGCGGAAGATTCTGGGCAAACCAAAAAAGATGGTTATGATTTAAAAGACGTTTTGCCTCAAATGTAA
- a CDS encoding alpha/beta fold hydrolase translates to MKFLPYKISQEKKPLFIYLPGMDGSGRLLESQRALYQNFEVRCLHFAHDRASDWHGLIKPLIELLEREVDKGNYSGIYLCGESFGACLALKLVEMIPHLFDRLILINSASSFYRRSWLNLGTLITSVIPETIYYGTTFILFPFLVKISAIAPLQRQILLDTLQSLHPHTVSNRIQLLDKFQLNFPKIKQFSKPVLIIASQEDSLLPSVEEAQRLKQFFSQSLIKILPHSGHCCLLEKKVNLQEIMHKYSFLH, encoded by the coding sequence ATGAAATTTTTGCCCTATAAAATTAGTCAAGAAAAAAAACCCCTTTTTATTTATTTACCCGGGATGGATGGTAGTGGAAGACTGTTGGAAAGTCAAAGGGCTTTATATCAAAATTTTGAGGTGCGTTGCTTACATTTTGCCCATGATAGGGCATCGGATTGGCATGGGTTAATTAAACCTTTAATAGAGTTATTAGAAAGAGAGGTTGATAAAGGTAATTATTCAGGGATATATCTCTGTGGGGAGTCTTTTGGGGCTTGTTTGGCATTAAAGTTAGTGGAGATGATTCCCCATTTGTTTGATAGGTTAATTTTAATTAATTCGGCTTCTAGTTTTTACCGTCGTAGTTGGTTAAATTTAGGTACTTTGATTACTTCTGTTATTCCTGAAACTATTTACTATGGAACTACTTTTATTTTATTTCCTTTTTTGGTTAAAATAAGTGCGATCGCACCTTTACAAAGACAAATCCTCCTCGATACTCTCCAATCCCTCCATCCACATACCGTATCCAATCGCATTCAATTACTTGATAAATTCCAACTTAATTTCCCCAAAATTAAACAATTTTCTAAACCAGTATTAATCATTGCCTCTCAAGAAGATAGCCTCTTACCCTCGGTGGAAGAAGCCCAAAGATTAAAACAATTTTTTAGTCAAAGTTTAATTAAAATTCTTCCCCATAGTGGCCATTGTTGTCTATTAGAAAAAAAGGTAAATTTACAAGAAATTATGCATAAATACTCATTTTTGCATTGA
- a CDS encoding RluA family pseudouridine synthase: MVNDFSDTVENFLSHELLSGDDKVTYWYEGYCPKTNQLLRLPRTTLAEKIAYELMDYLREDGGFDGEGKMYGILLCEDNSGRLKVIKAFSGLWKGRDNISGWVNQIPGRKKFAMAEKITLAELDRIKGEIILLESLAVREEYQLLEGKYNQDYQKLREIHRERKRLRNNRRKYYQESLEDILLQEKLENLAQESRKDDWERRTFKKKWNNKLAFFKKQIYDADKQIQELKKKRKNLSRQLQSQMQGAYCLTNFAGETLSLSELVNKSFIPTGTGDCCAPKLLHYAAVNSLKPIAMAEFWWGLSSPNGEKILGNFYPACVERCQPIMGFLLSGLDGNTIKNNDYDMEIIYEDSYFLVVNKPSGLLSVPGRGSDKFDSVESRLKVMGKGGIFFRAVHRLDQDTSGILVIAKSLDCYKYLSQQFATRRVKKVYEALLAGVIVESEGKIDLPLWANPDSRPLQEVSYRFGKDALTVFRVMGCDGVNTRVEFLPITGRTHQLRVHSLMGLGFPIRGDRLYGFMGDNRDRLHLHAREISFHHPNTGEKVFFNIPCPF, translated from the coding sequence ATGGTTAATGATTTTAGTGATACTGTCGAAAATTTCCTCTCCCATGAGTTACTGAGTGGAGATGATAAGGTTACTTATTGGTATGAGGGATATTGTCCAAAAACCAATCAACTTCTTAGGCTACCTCGCACCACATTGGCGGAGAAGATTGCTTATGAGTTAATGGATTATTTGAGGGAAGATGGTGGTTTTGATGGGGAGGGAAAAATGTATGGGATATTGTTATGTGAAGATAACTCAGGGCGATTGAAGGTTATTAAGGCTTTTTCTGGTTTATGGAAAGGTAGGGATAATATATCGGGATGGGTAAATCAAATTCCGGGGCGTAAAAAGTTTGCTATGGCGGAAAAAATTACTCTCGCAGAGTTAGACAGGATTAAGGGTGAAATTATTTTACTAGAGAGTCTGGCGGTAAGGGAGGAGTATCAACTTTTAGAGGGTAAATATAATCAAGATTACCAAAAATTAAGGGAAATTCATCGGGAGAGAAAAAGGTTAAGAAATAATAGAAGAAAATATTATCAAGAAAGTTTAGAGGATATTTTACTACAAGAAAAGCTAGAAAATTTAGCTCAAGAGAGCAGAAAAGATGATTGGGAAAGAAGAACTTTTAAGAAAAAATGGAATAATAAGTTAGCCTTTTTTAAAAAACAGATTTATGATGCTGATAAACAAATTCAAGAGTTAAAAAAGAAGCGTAAAAATCTTTCTCGTCAATTACAAAGTCAAATGCAGGGTGCTTATTGTTTGACTAATTTTGCTGGGGAAACTTTAAGTTTATCGGAGTTGGTAAATAAGTCTTTTATTCCGACTGGTACGGGAGATTGTTGCGCTCCTAAGTTGTTACATTATGCCGCGGTTAATAGTCTTAAGCCGATTGCTATGGCTGAGTTTTGGTGGGGCTTGTCTTCGCCTAATGGGGAAAAGATTTTGGGAAATTTTTATCCTGCTTGTGTGGAGCGCTGCCAACCTATTATGGGTTTTTTATTGTCAGGTTTGGATGGTAATACTATTAAAAATAATGATTATGACATGGAAATTATCTATGAAGATAGTTATTTTTTAGTGGTTAATAAACCTAGTGGTTTATTATCGGTGCCGGGGAGGGGCAGTGATAAGTTTGATAGTGTGGAATCTCGTTTGAAGGTGATGGGAAAAGGGGGGATTTTTTTTAGGGCTGTTCATCGTTTGGATCAGGATACTTCTGGTATATTAGTTATAGCTAAAAGTCTTGATTGTTATAAATATTTATCTCAACAGTTTGCCACTAGGAGGGTGAAGAAGGTATATGAGGCGCTGTTGGCTGGGGTAATTGTGGAAAGTGAAGGTAAGATTGATTTGCCTTTGTGGGCTAACCCTGATAGTCGCCCTTTACAGGAGGTTAGTTATCGGTTTGGTAAGGATGCTTTAACTGTTTTTAGGGTGATGGGCTGTGATGGTGTTAATACTCGGGTTGAGTTTTTGCCGATAACGGGGCGCACTCATCAGTTACGGGTGCATTCTTTGATGGGTTTGGGTTTTCCTATTAGGGGCGATCGCCTTTATGGCTTTATGGGAGATAATAGAGATAGACTCCATCTCCATGCCCGTGAGATTAGTTTTCATCATCCGAATACTGGGGAGAAGGTATTTTTTAATATCCCTTGCCCTTTTTAG
- a CDS encoding HupE/UreJ family protein, translated as MKTITNIKTQLILITSTIALVSLWQNPALAHHPLDGKTPSNFFEGFMSGLGHPIIGLDHFAFIIATGCFAALLSLGLIIPTGFIVASVIGTGIHLMGVNLPYAETIIALSVLLSGITLALGKKPQQLWLISFALMAGIFHGYAYGEAVIGATMTPLISYLVGFSLIQWIIAFVSYKLISLTKSNINESPNNSLNLRFVGFTLSGIGITVVSSLFI; from the coding sequence ATGAAAACAATAACTAATATCAAAACCCAACTAATACTCATAACAAGCACCATTGCCCTTGTCAGCTTATGGCAAAATCCAGCCCTTGCCCATCATCCCTTAGACGGAAAAACCCCTAGTAATTTTTTTGAGGGCTTTATGTCTGGATTAGGACATCCTATCATAGGTTTAGATCATTTTGCCTTTATCATTGCGACTGGTTGCTTTGCCGCCTTACTATCCCTTGGTTTAATAATTCCCACAGGATTTATTGTTGCTTCCGTCATTGGCACAGGAATTCACCTTATGGGAGTTAACTTACCCTATGCAGAAACTATTATCGCTTTATCTGTGCTTCTTAGCGGAATTACTCTCGCCCTAGGGAAAAAACCCCAGCAACTATGGTTAATATCTTTTGCCCTAATGGCGGGTATTTTTCATGGTTATGCTTATGGAGAAGCTGTTATCGGCGCTACCATGACTCCTTTAATATCCTATCTCGTTGGTTTTTCTTTGATTCAATGGATTATTGCTTTTGTTTCCTACAAACTAATTTCTTTAACTAAATCGAATATTAACGAAAGCCCTAATAATTCTCTCAATCTAAGATTTGTTGGTTTTACTCTTTCGGGTATTGGTATTACTGTGGTTAGTAGTTTATTTATTTAA